One window of the Methanocaldococcus vulcanius M7 genome contains the following:
- a CDS encoding metallophosphoesterase, producing the protein MKNKIKIRDFYITIDRCLIYKKYGIISDTHIGFDVLFGEGGANFPNLQKDEVVKNALNIIEKYKINTLVINGDIKHNFMPYKREIEFLREFISILNDYVDLILIRGNHDSSLPLDVVDYLKLGKYLIFHGDRMLDDDVINKSEFFILGHEHPSVKLRDEVGAVVKFPIYLIYENKDLKDNNLKGYVVLPAFNPLSPGNDLINNSPSSKIIRTGYLDAEVVAITEIGLLNFGKIKEIREFSKFLL; encoded by the coding sequence ATGAAGAATAAAATTAAAATTAGGGATTTTTACATAACAATCGATAGGTGTTTAATTTATAAGAAGTATGGAATAATCTCAGATACACATATTGGATTTGATGTGCTTTTTGGAGAGGGTGGGGCTAATTTTCCCAATTTGCAAAAGGATGAGGTTGTGAAAAATGCTTTAAACATTATTGAAAAATATAAGATCAATACATTAGTGATTAATGGAGACATTAAACATAATTTTATGCCATATAAAAGAGAGATAGAATTTTTAAGGGAGTTTATCTCAATATTGAATGATTATGTAGATTTGATATTAATAAGAGGAAATCATGATTCTTCTCTTCCGTTGGATGTGGTTGATTATCTAAAACTTGGTAAATATTTAATTTTTCATGGAGATCGGATGTTAGATGATGATGTTATTAACAAAAGCGAATTTTTTATATTGGGCCATGAGCATCCTTCTGTTAAGCTTAGGGATGAAGTTGGGGCTGTTGTTAAATTTCCGATTTATTTAATTTATGAAAATAAAGATTTAAAGGATAATAATCTAAAAGGATATGTGGTATTACCTGCATTTAATCCCTTATCTCCGGGAAATGATCTGATTAACAATTCCCCTTCCTCAAAGATTATACGAACAGGTTATTTGGATGCGGAAGTTGTTGCAATAACTGAGATCGGCCTCCTTAACTTTGGAAAGATCAAAGAAATTCGAGAATTTTCTAAGTTTCTGTTGTAG
- a CDS encoding RNA polymerase Rpb4 family protein translates to MIGKKIIDERIITISEASEIMYERAKIGELSYEQGCALDYLQKFSKLDTDEAKKLVEELKSLGVDEKTAVKIADILPEDIDDLRAIYYKRDLPENAEEILDVVRKYI, encoded by the coding sequence ATGATCGGAAAAAAGATAATTGATGAGAGGATAATCACCATATCAGAAGCATCCGAGATCATGTATGAGAGAGCAAAAATCGGAGAGTTATCCTACGAGCAAGGATGTGCATTAGATTACTTACAGAAGTTTTCAAAATTAGATACAGACGAGGCAAAAAAATTGGTTGAAGAGCTAAAATCTCTTGGAGTTGATGAGAAAACCGCAGTTAAAATAGCAGATATACTTCCTGAGGATATTGACGACCTGAGGGCAATATACTACAAGCGAGATCTACCTGAAAATGCTGAAGAGATCTTAGATGTAGTTAGAAAATATATTTAA
- a CDS encoding DUF655 domain-containing protein: MVRGQYKTKKRHEEGISFPKKNKPQKFENYAWVLDYLPYGYTDKPNEPIVQGLGEYQFLLMEMSPKPNVEIELGERVYIGKGKRDKIDHVIKMIKYETLTSTAKSELIYSISEAVKMQEERFIRFFNECPPITTRLHTLELLPEIKKKYMWKIIEEREIKKFESFKDFEERIGKNPVRIIAKRVEKELSDDKKDKYYLFVKWKKGIILNEEDMAYYLKE; this comes from the coding sequence ATGGTTAGAGGGCAATATAAAACTAAAAAAAGACATGAAGAAGGAATCTCCTTTCCTAAAAAAAATAAACCGCAAAAATTTGAAAACTACGCTTGGGTATTAGATTACCTTCCCTACGGTTATACTGATAAGCCAAATGAGCCAATAGTCCAAGGACTCGGAGAATATCAGTTCCTACTAATGGAAATGAGCCCAAAACCAAATGTAGAGATAGAATTAGGAGAAAGGGTCTACATAGGAAAAGGAAAAAGAGATAAGATAGATCACGTAATCAAAATGATAAAATATGAGACACTAACATCAACTGCAAAATCAGAGTTAATATACAGTATAAGCGAAGCAGTAAAAATGCAGGAAGAAAGATTTATAAGATTTTTCAATGAATGCCCTCCTATAACTACTCGATTACATACATTAGAACTCCTTCCAGAGATTAAGAAAAAATACATGTGGAAAATAATAGAAGAGAGGGAAATAAAAAAATTTGAAAGCTTTAAGGACTTTGAGGAAAGAATTGGAAAAAATCCAGTAAGAATTATTGCTAAAAGGGTTGAAAAAGAACTTTCAGATGATAAAAAAGACAAATACTATCTCTTCGTAAAATGGAAAAAAGGCATCATATTAAATGAAGAAGACATGGCATACTACTTAAAAGAATAA
- a CDS encoding tRNA pseudouridine(54/55) synthase Pus10: MNVVNYEILKKYPLCNRCFGRLYAKLLHATNIERGEALKLFKLLELEAQIKKAKEENKSYDEELKFLKCIVKSGIEKTRLLNEIKEEDIKKEVCPWCRDIFNKEKMEKLLKKVENLLKNYEFETFLIGTHLPQEIKDLEKEIETEFMESIKQEFGREFGKMLALRLNKSPDKEYPDIVIHINPYSEDIYLQINPLFIKGRYRKLVRGIPQTRWLCRKCRGKGCEICNYTGKKYPTSVEEIIAKPFLEATGGIDEKFHGAGREDIDVRMLGDGRPFVLEIKEPKIRKIDLEKIAKEINKDGRVEVLNLEFGVRKDKVFFKNTPHRKTYWALVECSEKISDEELKLLEKELENRTIYQKTPKRVLHRRADLERIRKVYKVKTSKVDDTHFEMIIYCDGGLYIKELISGDDGRTNPSVSSILNKNCICKELDVLKIHDDNLLEKID; encoded by the coding sequence ATGAATGTTGTAAATTATGAAATATTAAAAAAATATCCTCTCTGCAATAGATGTTTTGGGAGATTGTATGCAAAACTACTTCACGCTACAAATATTGAGAGAGGAGAGGCATTAAAACTTTTTAAATTGTTAGAACTTGAAGCACAAATAAAAAAAGCAAAAGAAGAAAACAAATCCTACGATGAGGAATTAAAATTTCTTAAATGCATAGTAAAAAGTGGAATTGAAAAGACAAGGTTGTTAAATGAAATTAAAGAGGAAGATATAAAAAAAGAGGTCTGCCCATGGTGTAGAGACATATTTAATAAAGAGAAAATGGAAAAATTACTAAAAAAAGTAGAGAATCTTCTAAAAAACTACGAATTTGAAACATTTTTAATTGGCACCCATCTTCCACAAGAGATCAAGGACTTAGAAAAAGAAATTGAAACAGAATTTATGGAAAGTATAAAACAGGAATTTGGAAGGGAATTTGGTAAAATGTTAGCACTTAGATTAAACAAATCTCCAGATAAAGAATATCCAGATATTGTTATTCATATAAACCCATACAGCGAGGATATTTACCTGCAGATCAATCCATTGTTTATTAAAGGAAGATATAGAAAATTAGTTAGGGGAATTCCACAAACAAGATGGCTTTGTAGGAAGTGTAGAGGAAAAGGTTGCGAGATCTGCAACTATACTGGCAAAAAATACCCTACATCGGTAGAGGAGATCATTGCCAAACCATTCTTAGAGGCAACAGGAGGAATAGATGAAAAGTTCCATGGTGCTGGGAGAGAAGATATAGATGTTAGGATGTTAGGAGATGGTAGGCCTTTTGTTTTAGAGATCAAAGAACCAAAAATAAGAAAAATTGATTTGGAAAAAATTGCAAAAGAGATCAATAAAGATGGGAGAGTCGAAGTTCTAAATTTAGAGTTTGGAGTTAGAAAAGATAAAGTTTTCTTTAAAAACACTCCACATAGAAAAACATACTGGGCATTGGTTGAATGTTCTGAAAAAATATCTGATGAGGAGTTAAAACTTCTCGAAAAAGAACTTGAAAATAGAACAATATATCAAAAAACGCCGAAAAGGGTTTTACACAGAAGAGCTGATTTAGAGAGAATCCGTAAGGTATATAAAGTTAAAACAAGTAAAGTAGATGACACTCATTTTGAGATGATCATATATTGCGATGGCGGATTGTATATAAAAGAATTAATTAGTGGAGATGATGGGAGAACAAACCCATCCGTCTCATCCATATTAAACAAGAACTGCATCTGTAAGGAGTTAGATGTTTTAAAAATACATGATGATAACCTTTTAGAAAAGATCGATTAA
- a CDS encoding ABC transporter ATP-binding protein: MLLKIENLHVCRGKREILKGVNLDVKENEIHAIIGPNGAGKSTLAYTLMGISGYSPSKGNIIFKGERINEKNITERARMGMTLAWQEPARFEGIKVKNYLTLGMKETYKKDKETMEKKIREALKLVNLDPDKYLDRYVDETLSGGERKRIELASIVCMEPDLAILDEPDSGIDIVSFDEIKRVFDYLKDRGCSLLVITHREELAEHADRVSLICAGEVIKSGNPKEVGEFYKKECGKCYKKVPEGK, from the coding sequence ATGTTATTAAAAATCGAGAATTTACACGTATGTAGAGGAAAAAGAGAGATTTTGAAAGGGGTAAACTTAGACGTAAAAGAAAATGAAATTCATGCAATAATCGGGCCAAATGGAGCAGGAAAATCAACACTTGCTTATACGTTAATGGGAATTTCTGGCTATTCTCCAAGCAAGGGGAATATAATATTTAAAGGAGAGAGAATTAATGAAAAAAACATTACAGAAAGAGCAAGGATGGGAATGACCTTAGCATGGCAAGAACCTGCAAGATTTGAAGGGATAAAGGTTAAAAATTATTTAACACTTGGAATGAAAGAAACATACAAAAAAGATAAAGAAACTATGGAAAAAAAGATCAGAGAGGCATTAAAATTAGTAAACTTAGATCCAGATAAGTATTTAGATAGATACGTTGATGAAACATTGAGTGGTGGAGAAAGGAAAAGGATAGAATTGGCATCAATAGTTTGCATGGAGCCAGATCTTGCAATATTAGATGAGCCAGATAGTGGAATAGATATAGTTTCTTTTGACGAAATTAAGAGAGTTTTTGATTATCTAAAAGACAGAGGATGTTCCTTATTGGTAATAACACATAGAGAGGAGTTAGCAGAACATGCCGATAGGGTCTCTTTAATATGTGCAGGAGAAGTAATAAAAAGCGGAAACCCAAAAGAAGTCGGAGAGTTTTATAAAAAAGAATGTGGAAAATGCTATAAAAAAGTTCCTGAAGGAAAATAA
- a CDS encoding 50S ribosomal protein L21e has translation MVQMSEGFRRKTRKKLTKHPRERGMYPITRALREFKEGEYVHIVIDPSVHKGMPHPRYHGRTGVVVGKQGRAFIVKIRDGGKYKNIIAYPQHLKPTA, from the coding sequence ATGGTTCAAATGAGTGAAGGATTCAGAAGAAAAACAAGAAAAAAATTAACAAAACACCCAAGAGAAAGAGGAATGTATCCAATAACAAGAGCATTAAGAGAGTTTAAAGAAGGGGAGTATGTTCACATTGTAATAGATCCATCTGTTCACAAGGGAATGCCTCATCCAAGATACCACGGAAGGACAGGAGTTGTAGTTGGTAAACAGGGAAGAGCATTTATTGTCAAAATCAGAGATGGAGGAAAATATAAAAATATAATTGCCTATCCACAACACTTAAAACCAACCGCTTAA
- a CDS encoding 30S ribosomal protein S15, which translates to MARMHARKRGRSGSKRPVREEVPEWVNYTPEQVEELVIELAKKGYQSAQIGLILRDTYGIPDVKLITGKKISKIMKENNLYPKIPEDLLNLMRRAVNLRKHLEQHPKDLHSKRGLQLIESKIRRLVKYYKGRGVLPADWRYTPETARLLVEQA; encoded by the coding sequence ATGGCAAGAATGCACGCAAGAAAAAGAGGTCGCTCCGGTTCAAAGAGGCCTGTCAGGGAGGAAGTTCCTGAATGGGTCAATTATACACCGGAGCAGGTAGAAGAGTTAGTTATCGAGTTGGCTAAGAAAGGTTATCAATCAGCACAGATTGGTTTGATATTAAGAGACACGTACGGAATTCCAGATGTGAAGTTAATTACTGGAAAAAAGATAAGCAAGATAATGAAAGAAAATAACCTTTATCCAAAAATTCCAGAGGATCTTTTAAATTTAATGAGAAGAGCAGTTAATTTAAGAAAGCATTTAGAACAACATCCTAAGGATTTGCACTCAAAAAGAGGTTTACAGTTAATTGAATCAAAAATTAGAAGATTGGTTAAATATTACAAAGGAAGGGGAGTTCTACCTGCTGATTGGAGATACACGCCAGAAACTGCAAGATTGCTTGTTGAACAGGCATAA
- a CDS encoding DHH family phosphoesterase — protein MIVKCPICEGTGKKVVRYKTCPVCEGTGFIDEFSPKQHMKRVSKRANYDLDYGEIPCPKCKGTGKIPIYEKCDFCGGSGKVVKCDKCGAIIGKYPDFKDRTLCDKCLKEEEERKKGLRNVYVFDELATIYDVEPGKFYKGTVTRIEKYGAFINLNDQVRGLLRPRDMISLRLENLNVGDEIIVQAMDVRPEKREIDFKYIPLSTYDLVEFEKEVPLTTIKDISQNLIEMRDQVVHLRGEVVQIVQTPGPTVFTITDGTDFAWVAALEIAGLRAHPEVKVGDIVDVIGRVTIRDGRLQIERIKLQKLEGEEAEEIRKKIEEEIDRRAEPAKDIPFLVKSEVLEKLRPKMIDVAKRIRKAVLDGRPIIIRHHADTDGYCGGIALEKAILPIIDKFAIDVDAIWHFFKRRPSKAPFYELEDVTKDLVFSIEDALKFGQKLPLIVLIDNGSTDEDVPAISKAKAYGIEVIVIDHHFPGEVVDGKVEVDDYVDAHVNPYLVGGDSNLTAGVLGTEIARMINPEVEEFIKHIPGIAVVGDHAKGDEADQYVKISIERLNELSKKYGKGRSYDRDYLEKIALCMDFEAFYLRFMDGKGIVDDILATNINEFGRHENLIDILYEQAMKMVERQMRAVIPALKTEFLENGIILNTLDVEKYAHKFTFPAPGKTTGFAHDYIVQKYGEDKPIITLSYGPDFGVVRATDAVNEIYDFNLNLIVEQLMEEIPEASLDGGGHECAGSLKFVEGLRDKVIGRFIEIIKNMKPKVKTI, from the coding sequence ATGATAGTGAAGTGTCCAATTTGTGAAGGAACTGGAAAGAAAGTTGTTAGATATAAAACCTGCCCTGTTTGTGAAGGGACTGGATTTATAGATGAGTTTTCACCAAAGCAACATATGAAAAGAGTTTCTAAAAGAGCTAATTATGATCTTGATTATGGTGAAATTCCATGTCCAAAATGTAAAGGAACAGGGAAAATACCAATATATGAGAAATGCGATTTTTGTGGTGGAAGTGGAAAGGTTGTCAAATGTGATAAATGCGGAGCGATAATTGGAAAATACCCTGACTTTAAAGATAGGACATTATGTGATAAGTGTTTGAAAGAAGAGGAAGAAAGGAAAAAAGGACTTAGAAATGTGTATGTGTTTGATGAATTAGCCACAATCTATGATGTTGAGCCAGGGAAGTTTTATAAAGGAACTGTTACAAGAATTGAAAAATATGGTGCTTTTATCAACCTAAACGATCAAGTTAGAGGGCTTTTAAGGCCAAGAGATATGATAAGTTTACGACTTGAAAATTTGAATGTTGGTGATGAAATCATAGTTCAAGCAATGGATGTTAGACCAGAAAAAAGAGAAATTGACTTTAAATATATTCCATTATCTACATATGATTTGGTAGAATTTGAAAAAGAGGTTCCTTTAACTACAATAAAAGATATATCACAAAATTTAATCGAAATGAGAGATCAAGTGGTGCATTTAAGAGGAGAGGTTGTTCAAATAGTTCAGACACCGGGGCCTACGGTATTTACAATAACAGACGGAACCGACTTTGCTTGGGTAGCTGCTTTGGAGATAGCAGGTTTGAGAGCACATCCCGAAGTTAAGGTAGGAGATATTGTTGATGTTATTGGAAGAGTTACAATAAGGGACGGAAGATTGCAGATTGAGAGGATAAAGCTTCAAAAATTGGAAGGAGAGGAGGCAGAGGAAATCAGAAAAAAGATAGAAGAAGAGATCGATAGGAGAGCAGAGCCAGCAAAAGATATTCCATTTTTGGTTAAAAGTGAGGTTTTAGAGAAGTTAAGACCTAAAATGATAGATGTTGCTAAGAGAATTAGAAAAGCAGTTTTAGATGGAAGACCAATAATAATTAGGCATCATGCAGATACTGATGGTTATTGTGGAGGAATTGCATTAGAAAAAGCAATATTGCCAATAATTGATAAGTTTGCGATAGATGTAGATGCAATATGGCACTTCTTTAAAAGGAGACCATCAAAAGCTCCATTCTATGAATTAGAAGATGTAACGAAAGATTTAGTATTTTCCATAGAGGATGCGTTAAAATTTGGACAAAAACTGCCTTTAATTGTTTTAATTGATAATGGAAGTACCGATGAGGATGTTCCTGCTATATCAAAAGCAAAAGCTTACGGTATAGAGGTTATTGTTATAGATCATCACTTCCCTGGAGAAGTTGTAGATGGAAAGGTTGAAGTTGACGATTATGTAGATGCCCACGTAAACCCTTATTTGGTTGGAGGAGATAGCAACTTAACCGCTGGTGTTTTAGGAACTGAAATAGCGAGAATGATCAATCCAGAAGTTGAGGAGTTTATAAAACACATTCCTGGAATTGCTGTTGTTGGAGATCACGCAAAAGGAGATGAAGCAGATCAGTATGTTAAAATATCTATTGAAAGATTAAATGAACTTAGTAAGAAGTATGGTAAGGGAAGATCATACGATAGAGATTATTTAGAGAAAATAGCATTATGTATGGATTTTGAAGCGTTTTATTTGAGATTTATGGATGGTAAGGGTATAGTTGATGATATATTGGCAACAAATATCAACGAATTTGGAAGGCATGAAAACTTGATAGATATACTATATGAACAAGCAATGAAAATGGTTGAAAGACAGATGAGAGCTGTTATTCCAGCTTTAAAGACGGAGTTTTTAGAGAATGGGATTATATTAAACACTTTGGATGTTGAGAAATATGCCCACAAGTTCACGTTCCCAGCCCCAGGAAAAACAACGGGCTTTGCCCACGATTATATTGTTCAAAAGTATGGGGAAGATAAGCCAATTATAACCCTCTCCTACGGCCCTGACTTTGGAGTGGTTAGAGCAACAGACGCTGTTAATGAGATATATGACTTTAATCTGAATTTGATCGTTGAGCAATTAATGGAAGAAATTCCAGAGGCATCTTTGGATGGAGGAGGGCATGAGTGTGCAGGTAGCTTAAAATTCGTTGAAGGGTTGAGAGATAAAGTGATAGGAAGATTTATAGAGATTATTAAAAACATGAAACCAAAAGTTAAGACAATATAA
- a CDS encoding APC family permease encodes MGHLTLKDAVFLTITSIVGGGIFVLSPLTYLLFGKSVIWGWILLIFVSLIMASPFAYATTKISESGGIYKFVMNILGKKIGAFSAYILWLSGVFALSGVVSFFEIVFNTNFNVHHVGFYLIIVLTLLILAGIKIVGNFVRIFGVLTISIILYIVFQNGIDLTYIGSFNLKTAILTVYFGLWTSTGWEGITMPLSAFKDQKTIAYGLLIGTLIIGILYLLFTLTVISLNVNTDNINEILKILIGHNFFLLVGMLTIISSCAFSVLFTLSYMPYGMGKDRIFPNIFTKIKKGIPTRGVLLNSLLVMLLLIFNAKTLVDMSMFLTLIAYFLLYLSVFKEASGKIKTISLISMLISGSLVAFRVYSYIISH; translated from the coding sequence ATGGGACATCTAACACTCAAAGATGCAGTATTTTTAACAATAACATCCATTGTTGGTGGAGGAATTTTTGTTCTATCTCCACTAACATATCTGTTATTTGGAAAATCAGTCATATGGGGTTGGATTTTACTAATTTTTGTATCTTTGATTATGGCTTCTCCCTTTGCATATGCAACAACCAAAATAAGTGAGAGTGGAGGCATCTACAAGTTTGTAATGAACATTCTTGGAAAAAAAATAGGGGCATTCTCGGCTTATATTTTATGGTTATCAGGAGTTTTCGCTCTTTCTGGAGTTGTATCTTTTTTTGAAATAGTTTTTAACACTAATTTCAATGTTCATCATGTTGGATTTTATTTAATAATTGTTTTAACACTGTTAATTCTCGCAGGAATTAAGATCGTTGGTAATTTTGTTAGGATATTTGGTGTTCTCACAATATCCATAATTTTATATATAGTATTTCAGAATGGAATTGATTTAACCTATATAGGATCGTTCAATTTAAAAACTGCCATTTTGACAGTATACTTCGGTCTTTGGACATCCACAGGTTGGGAAGGGATAACAATGCCATTATCTGCCTTTAAAGATCAAAAAACAATTGCTTACGGGCTTTTAATAGGAACTTTAATCATCGGGATACTCTACCTTCTATTTACTCTCACCGTTATCTCTCTCAATGTAAACACGGACAATATAAATGAAATATTAAAAATATTAATTGGCCATAACTTCTTCTTATTAGTTGGAATGCTGACTATAATTTCAAGTTGTGCTTTTAGTGTTCTATTCACTTTATCATATATGCCCTACGGAATGGGAAAAGATAGGATCTTTCCAAATATCTTTACAAAAATAAAAAAAGGAATTCCCACAAGAGGTGTTTTACTAAATTCACTACTTGTGATGTTATTACTCATCTTCAATGCAAAAACTCTCGTAGATATGAGTATGTTTTTAACATTAATTGCGTATTTTCTACTCTACCTCTCGGTTTTTAAAGAAGCATCAGGGAAAATAAAAACAATATCCTTAATCTCAATGTTAATATCTGGATCCTTAGTAGCGTTTAGAGTATACTCTTATATAATATCCCATTAA
- a CDS encoding threonine--tRNA ligase, which produces MKMLLIHSDYLEFEAKQKTKIAEETENLKGRLDECLACFIAVEREDENNPEGSVIGAVEEIEKVANQLKVNNIVIYPYAHLSSDLSSPETAIKVLKDIESILKDKGYNVLRAPFGWYKAFKISCKGHPLSELSRKIIAKEEMKEKGEESKFYLLNPETEEIVELNEENIDIIKDEELLALAKHELGIKEHKEHDEPPHVKFIKEKDICSYEEASDPGHFRWYPKGKLIRDLLADYVYNLVVDMGAMPVETPIMYDLGNPAIREHADKFGERQYRFRQGNKELMLRFAACFGQFMMKKDMYLLPRYLPLKLYELSTYSFRYEQRGELVGLKRLRCFTMPDMHTVCLDLKQAMEEFEKQFWECLRTGDDLNLSYSVIFRFTKDFFDEHRDWFFKIAKEYKSKTGKDIILEILPKRKHYWVGKVDIAVIDSLGRPIENPTVQIDVESAKRFNIKVHTNEGEIYPIILHCSPTGSIERVLCGLLEKAAIEAERGNAPMLPVWLSPIQVRVIPIAERHYDYALKVAEKLKDNKIRVDVDDREDSVSKKIRNAGRDWIPYVVVIGDEEMESDKLTVTVRKKSTLKKPHKEKMSLEELIELIQKEIEGYPIKPLPLPMLCSSQPKFH; this is translated from the coding sequence ATGAAGATGCTATTAATCCACTCTGATTACTTAGAGTTTGAGGCAAAACAAAAAACCAAAATTGCAGAAGAAACTGAAAACTTAAAAGGCAGGTTAGATGAGTGTTTAGCATGCTTTATCGCAGTGGAGAGAGAGGATGAAAATAATCCAGAAGGATCTGTTATAGGAGCGGTTGAGGAGATTGAAAAGGTAGCTAATCAGTTAAAAGTAAATAATATCGTTATTTATCCTTATGCACATTTATCAAGCGACTTATCCTCTCCAGAAACAGCTATAAAGGTTTTAAAAGATATTGAAAGTATTTTAAAAGATAAGGGGTATAACGTTTTAAGAGCACCGTTTGGATGGTATAAAGCATTTAAAATTAGTTGTAAGGGACACCCTTTGAGTGAGTTATCAAGAAAGATTATAGCTAAGGAAGAGATGAAAGAGAAGGGAGAGGAGTCAAAATTTTATCTTTTAAATCCTGAAACAGAGGAGATAGTTGAATTGAACGAAGAAAATATAGATATAATTAAAGATGAAGAACTCTTAGCACTGGCTAAACATGAGTTGGGAATAAAAGAGCATAAAGAGCATGATGAACCACCACATGTAAAGTTTATCAAAGAAAAAGATATATGCAGTTATGAAGAGGCATCAGACCCCGGGCATTTTAGATGGTATCCAAAAGGTAAGTTAATTAGAGATCTATTGGCTGACTATGTCTATAACTTAGTTGTTGATATGGGAGCTATGCCAGTAGAGACACCAATTATGTATGATTTAGGAAATCCTGCTATTAGGGAGCATGCTGACAAATTTGGAGAGAGGCAGTATAGGTTTAGGCAGGGAAATAAAGAGTTAATGTTGAGATTTGCAGCATGTTTTGGACAGTTTATGATGAAAAAAGATATGTATTTGTTGCCAAGATATTTACCATTAAAACTCTATGAATTGTCAACTTACAGTTTTAGATATGAGCAGAGAGGAGAGTTAGTTGGGTTAAAAAGATTAAGATGCTTTACAATGCCAGATATGCATACTGTTTGCTTAGATTTAAAGCAAGCAATGGAAGAGTTTGAAAAACAATTTTGGGAATGTTTAAGAACAGGAGATGATTTGAATCTAAGCTATTCTGTAATTTTTAGATTCACAAAGGACTTCTTTGATGAACATAGGGACTGGTTTTTCAAGATAGCAAAAGAATATAAATCAAAAACTGGAAAAGACATTATATTGGAAATTTTACCAAAAAGAAAACACTACTGGGTTGGTAAGGTAGATATTGCTGTTATAGATAGTTTAGGAAGACCAATAGAGAATCCAACAGTTCAGATTGATGTAGAGAGTGCTAAAAGATTTAATATAAAGGTGCATACAAATGAAGGAGAAATTTATCCAATAATACTGCACTGCTCTCCAACTGGCTCAATCGAGAGGGTTTTATGCGGTTTGCTTGAAAAAGCTGCAATAGAAGCAGAAAGAGGAAACGCTCCAATGTTGCCTGTCTGGCTTTCTCCGATACAGGTTAGGGTAATTCCAATAGCTGAGAGGCATTATGACTATGCTTTAAAAGTTGCTGAGAAGTTGAAAGACAATAAAATTAGAGTTGATGTTGATGACAGGGAAGATAGTGTAAGTAAAAAGATTAGAAACGCGGGAAGGGATTGGATTCCATATGTAGTGGTTATTGGGGATGAAGAAATGGAATCAGATAAATTAACAGTAACTGTTAGAAAAAAATCAACACTAAAAAAACCTCACAAAGAAAAAATGAGCTTAGAGGAGTTAATAGAGTTAATACAAAAAGAAATAGAAGGTTATCCAATTAAGCCACTACCTCTTCCTATGTTATGTTCTTCACAGCCAAAATTCCATTAA